The following are from one region of the Halomonas qaidamensis genome:
- the rdgB gene encoding RdgB/HAM1 family non-canonical purine NTP pyrophosphatase, which yields MSSIKTLVLASNNVGKLNEFNQLLTPLGLDVRPQSEFGVQEVDETGLTFVENALLKAREASNVSGLPALADDSGLEVDALNGAPGIYSARYAGEPKSDEQNNEKLLTSLSPYAEGQRSGRYWCVLVYLRHPEDPVPVIVQRSWEGEILAHPRGNGGFGYDPLFWLPDQGMSVAELPSETKNRLSHRGRALQGLVELLKVAHG from the coding sequence ATGTCATCTATTAAGACGCTGGTTTTAGCCAGCAATAATGTTGGGAAGTTAAATGAATTCAATCAGTTGCTTACTCCCTTGGGGTTAGATGTTCGCCCACAATCTGAATTTGGTGTGCAAGAGGTTGATGAAACGGGGCTTACATTTGTAGAAAACGCATTACTGAAAGCTCGTGAAGCAAGTAATGTGAGTGGATTGCCTGCATTAGCAGATGACTCTGGCCTTGAAGTAGACGCACTCAATGGTGCGCCAGGTATCTACTCAGCACGCTATGCTGGAGAACCTAAAAGTGATGAGCAAAATAATGAAAAGTTATTAACGTCGCTTAGCCCCTATGCTGAAGGTCAACGTAGCGGGCGTTATTGGTGTGTATTAGTCTATTTACGCCATCCAGAAGATCCTGTGCCTGTTATTGTGCAACGCAGTTGGGAAGGTGAAATTCTGGCACATCCTCGCGGTAACGGTGGTTTTGGTTATGACCCCCTTTTTTGGCTACCGGATCAAGGAATGAGTGTTGCCGAGTTGCCCAGTGAAACTAAAAACCGGCTTAGTCATCGCGGACGGGCATTACAAGGCTTGGTAGAACTGTTGAAGGTGGCACATGGCTGA